The DNA sequence TTCATAGCCAGTACAAATGTCAGTGCCCTCTGCTGAACTGGTAGGAGAGAGGGTGGGAATAGCACAGTATCATCTGTTTCTCCAGTGCCTGCCCTGGGACCTACCACAAAGTAGGCAACCCTAAATGATGAGGAAAAGGGACAGTgacttcttttttgtggctggggactgaacccagggcattgAACATGGTAAGAATATGTTCCCACACTGTGCCACACCCAGTCTACAGACACTCCAAGGACGGCTGTGCAGGTTGTTCACCTCACAAGGATGCCTAGTGAAAGAATGATGCTAATGAGAGAATGAATAGAGACTCCATAAGATGTGGTGGGGTGAGACCACACTTGCATAAAAGAGTTCCAAGGCTTAGGTTTGGCCCTACATTTTGAGCTCATTTTCCCTTTAGCTCTAAGGGCCAAGAGTGTCTACCCTGACTCTCCTAAGCCAGATGTCTAAGGTGTCTAATGTGCTTATTTGAGTCTCAGTTCAGAGACTTTGTTCTTCTGACTCCAGGCCCAGTCCTGGACTTACAAACAGACCTGGTCTAATTACCTATGACCGACTCTACCGTGTCACTGGTTGGGTAGAAGGGTAGAGCATTTGCATTCATGCCAGGAGCACTGCTGGTGCCTGCTGGGCTTGGGGGAGTGGCTGCCAGGCTGGAGGTGATACTGGAAGAGATGCTTGAGGTCAAGGGGCTGCCCACAGGGAGGATGCCCAGCACGTCCTGCAACGAGAATGAGGAGAGGCAATGGGATGCCTGCTGGCAGAGACCACTGCAAAGGATAGAACAGGCACCTCCCAAGTCTTGGTTAGCCACCCCAGGCCCAGGCAGGCTGCACTCCCCACGCTGTGTTGAGAGACTGGAGATGGAGCAATAAGACTCAGAGGCTGCTGGCCACTCACCCCTGCAGGCTTGTAGCGGAGAAAGGGAGAAGTGAGCACAGAGCTTGAAATCATGAGATGCTCCCTGAACACTCCTGACTGATGGGTGAGCATGTCAAGGAGAGGAGGAGCTCCAGGGTCTGACCCCCAACCACTCTGGATTTGGGGCTTTGTCCTAATCTGGTTTATGGGGAAAGTGGTGCCCTACTCCCTGCAGTTGACTGGGGCTCTGGGTCTGTCTCATCCACAGTGGATGCAAAATAAAGTTAGGAAGAGGATGAGAACTCTGTACCTGTTTGGGCTGAAGTAGAGGCTGGTCTTGACTCCTGGGCTCTAGTGAGTGGGGTTTTAGTTTAGCCTGAGAGAGAAAAGTCAGGGAGCAGAAGGTGAACATGGTGCTATGGAGCTCTGAGTCTAGTTCATCTGATCCTCCTTGGCCCACTGAGGCTGCATATACAGGGAGCAGGTTGTGACAGATACCTGGTCACCTGCCATGCAAGCCcctctgcacacacacatataccttctcctttccccctgcATCTTCCCCCACCCTACTATCCTAGCAGGGAACTGCTTCTCTCCTCTCAGGTGGTTCAGAGCCTCAGATAAGCCCAGAAGTTTGTGTCCAGGCCACTAGAAACTCCTGCTCCTTCTCTAAGCCCTGCAATCCTAGTCCAGGGTGGAGTAAGGGCTGCTCCTCTACTGCCTGGCTCTGTGACTCTAGGGCAGCTGCACAGCCTTCCAGTCCTCAGCCAGGAAACAGGATGTTCTGAAGAGGCTGAGTCCTAGCTCCTAGCATCCTCCCCACAGACACGCCAGGCCTCTCCTCCAAGGTGCTCTCATCCCATGCAGGAGAAGGCTAAGCTCACTGGGTTAATTGTCTCTGCTGCTGCTCTCATCCTTTACCTGGCACTTGAAAGTTTTCAGGTACTCAGCTCCCACCTGGTCTTCCCTCTCAAAGCCAGGAGCTTTCTTGTAGCTGCCAGGGGCGAGGCCAGACTCCCCAGGGAAGACAAGGCCCTCTAGGTTTGGGGCCTTCCTGCTGTGACCTGGTGGAGAGCCGCAGAGGTGGGATGGGCTGCCCAGGCTGCTGTTCCTACAGAGGAGCTGCAGAAGAGGACAGGTGGCCAGTGGGTACAACTCAGGCAGGAGCACAGCCACCCTCCAACCTGCCCCAAGGGAGGCTTCAGCAAGGGGCAGCACCAAGTACTTGGGGCCTCTGAGCCTCGTGAGGGATTAGGCGAGAGGGCGACAGAGGTTTTGACAGaggctttctgcccaggctgaaGACACATTACACTCCAACTTTGACAGAGAACCTTGAGGCAGAAAAGGCAGATTCCCTTGGTCCTAGGACAAATACCAGGGCCTCCTCCCCAAGCACAGGCTAACAGGGCCTGGGGCATGAGACAGGCAGGAGCTGGCTCCTGGGCAGGCATGGTGCCCACCCATTCCCCAAGACAGGCACGTACAGTGCTGAGGTCAGGGGCATGCGGACTGGAGGGGCTCACAGGCACTGAGTCTCCGGCAGCAGATGGCATGTACAAGACAGGACCTGGTTGGGTGGGGCTGGATACAGCTGAGGAAGGCTGCAGATCATCATTTAGGGGTGGCTCTGCAAGAGGGGGACAGGGGTCAGGATGCTTCCAAGCCACCTTGGTCCCTCCAAAAATGCTCCTGGTTACCTTCTAAAGGAGACCATACATCCCCCTATATACCTCACAGGAATTATTCCGCTAGTTTTTactttattcctatttttatcaTGTCCTCCACACCTATTGCAAGCCAGGTGCGGCACCAGCACTGTGCATTGTCATTCTCCATAACGCCTATAGAATGCAGATGACTATAacaatctccattttatagaggaggaaactgaggttcggAAGCTAGCTGTATCTACCAACGTATCAGAACTAGACGAGAGAAACACTGGGATTTGAGCCCCTATTCTGTATGACTCCACAATTTGAACTATTAAACATTTCCCTGTGCTGTCTCAATAGGGTGGTCCCAGTACCTACAATGGGGACTTATCTCTGTGTCCCCCATATGCTTCTCCCTCCCAGGGCCCTCTGTTTATTCTTTACTCTAATCTCAGAGACAAGACTGAGCCTAAGAAGAGGTTAAGGAGAACCAGAATGGTGAACTGCAGCGGAAAGAGGTGTCAACTCCAGCACCCACTCTGCAATAGAAAGGGTGGCCTGGATGTAACACTGAGGATCTAGACCTGTGCCGTCTTGCCAAAAGTCACCtgtggctactgagcacttgaTCTGAACTGAAATGTGTTGTGTTAAATTCCTATCAGATCTCCAACACTTAGTACAAAAACAACGTAAAATATCTTGATTGTTTTTCCTATCAATTACTTACTGAAATGAGACCATTATATATTGagctaaataaaaaatatagggctgggatgtagctcggtggtacagtgcttgcctagcatgtgcgaggccctgggttcgatcccagcaccaaaaaagaaaagacaaaatacataaataatatactGTCAAAATTAACCTATtacccttgcttttttttttttttttttcctcctaatgggactgaagtttgaactcagagcttcaggtctgcaaagcaggcactttaccgcttgagctacacgtccagttcattttgctccagttattacGGAGACAGGGActcaggaattatttgcctgggctggcctcaaaccttgatcctccctgtctcagtctcccaagtagctaggattacaagtgtgagccaccagcacccggaaTTCCCTTGCTTTTTTTAGTGTGCtaccaaaaactttaaaatgacatatGAGGGTCACATGATATTTTGAATGGACAGCTCCACTCTAGAGGCCTGAACAGGGCTCAGTAGGAAAGAACAATATGTTCCGTTAGTAATATGTGTCCTGAGTGACACAAGGTAGCTGGTGGCATTTGCCAAGTTCGATATAGAGGTAGTGCCTCACCTTGCTCCTTGCTTGAGACTGGGAGTGTCTGACAAGGGGACTAGTACTGCAGTCTCTATCTCATGACCTTGGGCTTCAAGGCCAGTTCCAGAGAGGCAAGGGGAATGGAATTTCCAGTGGGAAGAAGGCTGGCCACTGGAAGACAAGCTCTTGTGCATGACATACTGTTAGGGCCCACTCCCCTGCCTGAGTCTCAGCAGGGttagaggaggggaaggagagagggtgcTGCCCCAGGGCAAGGGAATAGCATACGTTCTACATGAGCAAAGGCGCAGAAAGGTCCTCGGGGACAGCTGCCTGACTGCTGCATGTCGTTGCACTTGGTGGATTTGTAAATCTGGAGGGCAGAGTAGAGCAAAGATGGGTCAGGCTCCACAAAAGTACCAGGCAGGTGATCTTTCCATCAGTAAGGGTGGGCTAATTTAGCATCCCCGCTCACCGCCCCATCTCTGTCCCTTCTATTATACCCCTCCTAAGTCTCTAAGTCTCTCCCtaccaacttttttttgtttccccAGACAAggtgttgctatgtagcccaggctggccttgaatttataatcctcctACCACatcctcccaaattctgggattacaggcatgcactaccacacttgGATTCTCCCTACCAACTTCTTATTCAAACTCCTAAGTCAGCCCACTGCCATTGATGCCCTTCCTTCTGGGATCACAGGTTCAAGCAGCCGTGACAAAGAGAGTGGTTCCACTCATGATcttggccagggctgtgcctccTGGGCATTAAGTGAGCCGAGATCTCAGGGAGCCCAGCGAGCCCTTGCCAGGGAACTTGGGCTTGGGATCCATACTGGATCTAACTTTTCTCTCCACCACATCTGTTGCCACAAGAAGTCTTGTCTATGTCTCTTTCTCAGGGTGGCCTGGCTTCTGTGGAACCAACCAACCAGGGACAGGACAGCATATGCCTCTTTATAAGGCTACTCTAGATGCAGGCATACTGACATGGCTCATGTGGGCTGAGGAACTGTGTCAGAGAGGTTGCTGTCTATCCCCTAGACTCTGATTAGGATAGCTGGAAGGGGCTATTTTATTATCTGTGGTacttggggttgaattcagggccttgcacttgctaagcaggtactctaccacttgagacactctgccagcctgggcttttttattttttaaatcctggTGGGGAGCAGTACAAAGTCCAGAACGGTCAGACCACCGTGGTCTGCCCATGCCCTGGGGAACAAACTAGAAGCAGAGGGCTATGGGGTGGGGGACTCACAACAAGAGAAGTTGCAAAGTGAGGGATGTGGCTCTTCCAGGCACTGCCCAGGAAGCCCTCTTTCAGGATGGCGCCAACACCCACCCTCATTCTCCTTGCCTCTCTCCATGCTTCCCAAAGAGGACATGTTAGCCACTCATAGTCTCTCATAGGGCCCCAGTCCCAACCCTAAGGGCCCACCTCTGGGTGGAACTGCTGCTCCGTCCGGGTGTGGCAGTACTGGCAGGCATCTCCATTCTCACACTTGCCAGGGTCTCCCCACTCATCTCCATGTTTGACGTTTGGACATGGAGATGACCTGGTACAACGAAAGGGGGTCAGACAGAGGTAAGAGAAGGTGACACTGGGATCTGCAGAGTGCCACTTGGATCCCTGCTTAGGGCCCTATCTGGTCTCTCTGCCTCACGGGGGCAGGCACGGAAATGGTGTACAGACTAGTATACAGTGAGGGCCTAACTAGGACTAGAAGTGTGCTGTTCCTCTAGCCCAGATGGCTACATTACCAATGAAGACACTGCTTTGCTCCCCTCAGCTAGGCATCAAGCCCACAGCAGCCCAGAGCAGTTAGGCCACAGCCACACCTCTACCTGCCACACTGTGGCCTGTCTCTGCTCCAGCACATATCCTATAGGACCAGAACTGGAGAGCCCTCAAACTGTCTCATCAGGATCCTCATTCATGCAAGAGTTGGACAAGACTCCCATCACTCAGTTCTCCTTCCTAGTCAGCACCCCCAACCACCACCTTTCTACCAAGGCTCTGTGACCTTGGTACCTCCCCTACGCTCACCTCCCCAAATCCCTGAGAATCATGGTGGTAGTAGCCTTGGCCAAGATCCCTTCCCTGCCACTCCTCCCTCCCATAGCTGGCCTCCTGGGGCCAAAGGACCTGTATTTGTGCTTCCGGGGGCTCCGCCGCCGGTCCTTGCTGTTGTGGTAGTAGGGACAGGCATAGCCCTGGCGGCACAGCCGCGGGGGCTTCTTGCACGGCTCCGTCTTATAGTTCCCCAGCACATAAGCGGTCTCTGCACAGGGGCCAGAGGGCAGGGGTCAGGGAGTGGAGCTGGAGCACCCCAAGAACAGCAGGAATATAGTAGAGGGAAGGCACGGAGAAACTGCTGGGAAGGGAAAATGGAACTGAAGTTCCCATTAAGGTGTGGGTAGGGCCACCTCCTCACAGGCCATGAACAAACTGGGGAAGCCACAGCCAAGGTTAAGAGCCCAGTGAACTGAGCAGCATGCTGCCCTTCACCAGAGATAACCATAGCTCACAGGGCCAAAAGGCATTCCATGAGGGTAGAGAACACATGCGTTGAGTGTGCATATGTGAAGCCCAGAGGGATCTTGGGAACACAGTGTACCTGGGAAAGCCCCTGCtacaaagtgtcttttttttttaattggcaatattggggtttgactcaggtcCTTGTGTGCCTTTTGAATGATAGGTGTAAGGTGCAATGAGGGGACTGGGTGCCTCCCAGCAGAGGTGGAGGCTTTGATTGGAGAAGGCAGTAGGTAATTGTGAGCCAAGTCCTTTAGGACACCTATGGGCAGGAAAAGGGAGGGGACAGATGTCTTGCTGGAGGGGATATGGCCATTCATGTGGCACCTGTACCTTGCCACCGAGGTTCCTCGCTGAGGATTTTTTCTATCATGGCGTGACTTGCAGCCCCAGCAGACTGGCCTTCTATGCTACCCTCTACTGTGGTCTGGCCATTCTGCAAGGCCTCCATAGCCTGGAGCTccctgggaaaagaagaaagtacagAGAGGGTAGGGAGAAGGCattgtcatttcttctttggagTTATCAGTGGCTGCCAGGCTCCTGCTCAGACCTGATTCCAGTACCACTCACCTGATGTCATAGACAGGGGAGCGGAGGTCATGGGGCCCATGGGCAAAAGCACAGTGCAGGCCATTCTTGGTACAGTTGCCTTTTGAGTCAGTCTCGTGGATGCAGATTCCAGTTTTGTAGTAACGAAGGTGGTACCTGCGCTCAGTGTCCCCTGTGGTCCTGTGCAGGAATGGGCACCTAGAACACAGCAGTGGGAGTCACTTAACTTTCCCCCGTGGCCTGAGCTATTTTCCTCAACCCTAGCCTTCCCCACCAAATGTAGAAGGGCTGTCACCAGGACCCAGAGTGCATAGTGATGGTGGATCAAGGAGGAAGGCAGTGACAAATCTTCCTGCCACCATGGCTCTGCTACTTAGTGCTGAGGCCTGACAGGCCTGGCATTCCCAGGTTCCCTGCAGATGCTCCAGAGAAGGCACTTCTGGGTGGGACAGATGCTTGGAGAACAAATGCTGCCCAGACTGGGAGTCCTCAAAGAAACAATCAGCCCTTCTGAAATGTAGGTACAGCCTCCCACCCCTAATCCCCATACCCAGAGTGCCAGAGGTGTGGGGAAGGAGGGTGGACGGAGATCCAAGAAAACCTCTCTTAAGAAAGTGAGActggctgggtgcctgtggctcatgcctgtaatcctagctactagggaggcaaagatcaggaggatcttttATTGCAGCCCAGGAAATAaaagtgagcccctatctcaaaaatacccaacacaaaaaaggcctggcagaACAGtgcaagtggtaagagcacctgcctagcaagtgcgagaccccgagttcaaaccccagtaccgcccactctccccaaaaaagaaaaaaaaaacagaaagggggACTGACACAGGGACAGTTCAACACACTGTACCCACAGAACTCCAACATTCTTCTGCAAAGTTGAAACAAATGACAAGCAGGGCCGACATTCCCTCAGTGATGCTCCCAGGTTTACCATTTCATGTTTGTCATTAGTGTTATGCCCTGTTTCTCTACAGGTATTTGTGGGAAGATATTTAGCATCTCTAAACTGCCACCCTGGTGGAACTGTAAAAGATTGTGTAGTGGATGGTAACAAGATAGGAAGAGGGAGGATGAAAAGAAGGCCTAGGAAGCCACCTTGGTTCAGATGTGCTCTCTTGGGTTTATCAGAAGAAAAccctgttttgggtttccttaaagtagggaaaggaaaatgaaagcacCCTTCTTGCTGCATCCTTGGCTGGGGGGGCGGGGAGCCAGAGCCCAGGTTTGAGCCACAAGGTGAGCTGAACTACAGCCAGTCTTCCCCAAAACAGCCTCTGACTAATTTCCCAGGATCTGCTTAGCCTACTCTGAGGGCATCTGATCCAGAAGGAGACCTGGGGTTTCTCTGAGGCCAAGCAGGGCACTCACTCGTCGCCCTCTGGGCAGAGGCCTGTAGCTTCATCATACTTGGTGCAGTAGACGTCTGGACTGTAGTTGAAGGTGCCATCCCGACGGCGGATGGACCGCCGGCGCCGCTGGTTCACAAAGTGCCAGTGGAAGCAGGTGTAGGGGCGATGCTGCGTGCATTTGTGTTGCACAAAGAGTGGGCACTGCTCTGTGCGGAACTCCTTCAGGTACCTGCAAAGAGAAACCATGTGGCGGGGGGCCAGGAGCAGCGAGTGAAGCTCCTTGCTTCCCAGCAAGAAGTTATTCACCAAGTCCCGTGAAGTCCCTGCTCTGGGGTGCCAGTTCTACTGGGACACCAGGTCAGGCCCAGGGCTAAAACCAGACCTTAGCATTCAGATCTGTCGCAATATTCAGGTCCCAAGCCAGCCTGAAAGGAAGCAAGCATAGGCTACAAGGCTGTGGTGGCTAGCTGTGGTCTTCAACAGCAGCTTGGATGAGCCTCTACCCCAACCCCGAAGTTTTCCAGGCCAAGCCAATAATCACAAGGAAAGGGCTATGCACGAGAGCAGAAGTAGCCTCTCCCACATTTTCTGTAGCTCCCTGATGCCCATATCCACCTGCCACTTCCTAGCAACCTCCCTCATACCATTACCAGGGCTGAGAGGAGTGCTACTTTGTAGCTGAAAGCCTAGTTCACAAGTATCTCTCTGGACTGCTATCTCCAATGATTACCATGCTAGCACTATCTACACAGCTGTTTGGGAAGGAGTTCATAGCATTCTGAAGAGCCCTCCCTCAGCCTGGCCTGTCCCCAGTCATGTCATACAGGAAGATGTACAGCAGCTAGAGTTATTTACATCCTGAGAATCTGAGGACTGTCTGTCTGGTGTCCTCTCACTTCATTACGTTCTCTCCTGTACCCTGCATGTAATAGCCAAGACAGTCCCAAACATCTCCCACAATCCACCCAGTGGAGTGTCCCTGACTCACAGAACATACTCCATCTAcctgttttttttatttaaacctGTGTCCAGGTCAGAGCTCTCCTAGGTTGAGGAGGCCCTGCCAAGGGGATGGGCAGTCATTGTGGTTCTCTTTATTTAGTCTCTCAAACCTAACAATGCAAGCAACCAATGGTTTGAGGGTCCTCTGGTGCCAGTGAGAAGGACAGCTGCAGAAGGCTCAAAGGCTGTGTACAGAGGGAACACAGCAGGAAAAGCTGACCGATCTGAAATAGCTGCCTTGGATCAGGGTGCAGCCTGGACCTGTAACTAAGGCACCAGTCCAGATCTTTGGGGTCTCACTAGTCTGGCCGCAAGAGGGGCAGGGTGAGCGGGTCAGAGATGAGACTATTTGGATAGGTTTTCTTTACTGCTGATAGCAAGTGCTAAGAAATCTTCCCAGCCTTTAAGTATGGAGAAGTGCTTCAGTGTGTTtcaggggcaggggcagctggATGGAGTAAAGGGGCAGCAAAGCCTCCAAAGAGAGCCCCACTCTTCTTCAGcacacatttactgagcacctctgAGGTGCAGGCACCATGTTAAGTAGGGAGGACACGGGAGCAGTCCTTGTCCTATTCACATTTACAtgggagacagagaagaaacaggtgaatggataagtGTAGgaagatattttttgttttgttttgtttttggtgggactggggtttaaactctaccacttgagccacacctccagtctaagTGTAGAAAGAGTTTTGAGGGAGGTTTGCTCAGGGTGTCTTGGGAACCTACAAGGATCCTTGATCCAGGCTGGGACAGAAGAAAGGACCAGGGAAAGAGTGGTACTAGTGGATGAAGAATTGGGAGAAGGATGTTTTTAGGTAAAGGAAATAGTATGAACTCAGAATTAGACTGTGTCTGGTTCCCAGAGCTCACAAGTGCCTCCATAGGCTTGGAGCTACAGAGGAACTAGAAAAGGTAAATGAGGTGGGGTGCAGGAGGCAAAGCCCCAGGAATATTCCAAGACACTGGGCAGAAATCTGGAAGGGTCCCTAGTGCCTGATGCTCTCCTAGATCCTGTCTGGTTAGACAGAAAAGCTGGACACTCGTGATGCCTGCAGGTACCCAGCCTTGGCACCAAGTTAAAGCATTAATCCTCCAAACTACTAGGCCAATCTGTCTCCTGGGAAGTAGAGATTCTTCCTAACTCTTGGCTCCCTAGGAGATGAACTTGGGAGTTAAAGGGTAGAAAAGGGGGAGAAGAGGAACTTTCATAAAGTGAAGCTGAGTCCAGAGCCAGGAGCAAAGAAGTAAGTAGTGTTTAGGATTAGCACACGAAATACAGGACAGCAAAATTAAgtggaatttcagataaacaatgaataattttctAGCATAAGTATGTCCCATAAATTGCATGAGACATACTTATACTAAAGAAATGATCCACTGTTTATCTGAAATCCAATCTAGCTGGCatcctgtatttttttccttgataCACAGTCtgactatgttgcccaggttggtcttaaaAGTCAGGGCTCAAGTAATCTTTATGCtttagactcccaagtagcttggactACAGACAAGTGCCACCATTTATAGAATTCTATCAGTCTTatatttccctccctcccttccttccagggCAGGGGATTTATTAGACTTGATATGACTCTTTTAATCTCTTCCAGTTGAAGGCTTGGTATAAACTCCTCAGTTTAATAAGTAAATGAGTTTTTGTTTGAGATACTTTCACTAACCAGccaaggtggccttgaactggtgatcctactgcatcagcctcctgaatattgagattacaggtgtgcacctccacACCATGGTACGTGGAATTTGGAATTATGGAAATTTCCTTTGCATTCACATAAAGGTACAAAATCACTGCTCTAACTATACTTTGTATTTGGAAAATGTATCCACAGTAAATGTGTAAGAATGGAgaactagagtgcctgcctagcagagttcaaaccccagtatcaccaaataaccacaacaaaaaagaatggaaaacttGCATTTGTTGGCAATCTTGACAGAAAGGGTATAAGGCAGCTTAGCATGACATGACTCAAGCATTAATTGCCCTTAAAATGACTTCAGTAAAGCAGCATAAAAGACCATACTTTCAGTGATCATTTCTTTAGTTTGTAACTAAAGCAGCATAAGATTTGCCTGCATAAGTGCTGTTTTACCTTGTAATTGTATACTGAATTCACTTGAAGTATTGTCAATTCTGCAGCAAAAGCTAATTTCTAAAGGCATTCAGTGTTCAATAGTAGTAGCTGATAGCATTCTCATTAAATCTCAGCTTGGAACAAAAAAACTGCAATGAAAGCCAGaggtggtggtacacacctataattccagcacttgggacgtagaggcaggaggactgaaagttTGAGCCcaacctggctacatagtgagaccttgtctcaaaaatatccaaaaaatttgcaagaaaaaTTGACCACTAATAAACcattaaatcattgtgtgatttgGTGTTCAGCTTCTACTTCTGGCAAAAATTCATGGACTTGATGGTTAAGAACCCAAGAGCAACCAGGCACCGGTGgccaatgcctgtaatcctagctactcaggaggcagagatcaggaggatcaaggttcaaagccagcctgagc is a window from the Castor canadensis chromosome 11, mCasCan1.hap1v2, whole genome shotgun sequence genome containing:
- the Unk gene encoding RING finger protein unkempt homolog isoform X1, with the protein product MSKGPGPGGSAASSAPPAATAQVLQAQPEKPQHYTYLKEFRTEQCPLFVQHKCTQHRPYTCFHWHFVNQRRRRSIRRRDGTFNYSPDVYCTKYDEATGLCPEGDECPFLHRTTGDTERRYHLRYYKTGICIHETDSKGNCTKNGLHCAFAHGPHDLRSPVYDIRELQAMEALQNGQTTVEGSIEGQSAGAASHAMIEKILSEEPRWQETAYVLGNYKTEPCKKPPRLCRQGYACPYYHNSKDRRRSPRKHKYRSSPCPNVKHGDEWGDPGKCENGDACQYCHTRTEQQFHPEIYKSTKCNDMQQSGSCPRGPFCAFAHVEQPPLNDDLQPSSAVSSPTQPGPVLYMPSAAGDSVPVSPSSPHAPDLSTLLCRNSSLGSPSHLCGSPPGHSRKAPNLEGLVFPGESGLAPGSYKKAPGFEREDQVGAEYLKTFKCQAKLKPHSLEPRSQDQPLLQPKQDVLGILPVGSPLTSSISSSITSSLAATPPSPAGTSSAPGMNANALPFYPTSDTVESVIESALDDLDLNEFGVAALEKTFDNSTVPHPGSITIGGSLLQSSAPVNIPGSLGSSASFHSASPSPPVSLSSHFLQQPQGHLSQSENTFLGTSASHGSLGLNGMNSSIWEHFASGNFSPGTSPAFLSGPGAAELARLRQELDEANGTIKQWEESWKQAKQACDAWKKEAEEAGERASAAGAECEMAREQRDALEVQVKKLQEELERLHAGPDTPALPTFPDLEALSLSTLYSLQKQLRAHLEQVDKALFHMQSVKCLKCQEQTRAVLPCQHAVLCELCAEGSECPVCQPSRAHTLQS
- the Unk gene encoding RING finger protein unkempt homolog isoform X6; the encoded protein is MSKGPGPGGSAASSAPPAATAQVLQAQPEKPQHYTYLKEFRTEQCPLFVQHKCTQHRPYTCFHWHFVNQRRRRSIRRRDGTFNYSPDVYCTKYDEATGLCPEGDECPFLHRTTGDTERRYHLRYYKTGICIHETDSKGNCTKNGLHCAFAHGPHDLRSPVYDIRELQAMEALQNGQTTVEGSIEGQSAGAASHAMIEKILSEEPRWQETAYVLGNYKTEPCKKPPRLCRQGYACPYYHNSKDRRRSPRKHKYRSSPCPNVKHGDEWGDPGKCENGDACQYCHTRTEQQFHPEIYKSTKCNDMQQSGSCPRGPFCAFAHVEQPPLNDDLQPSSAVSSPTQPGPVLYMPSAAGDSVPVSPSSPHAPDLSTLLCRNSSLGSPSHLCGSPPGHSRKAPNLEGLVFPGESGLAPGSYKKAPGFEREDQVGAEYLKTFKCQAKLKPHSLEPRSQDQPLLQPKQDVLGILPVGSPLTSSISSSITSSLAATPPSPAGTSSAPGMNANALPFYPTSDTVESVIESALDDLDLNEFGVAALEKTFDNSTVPHPGSITIGLNGMNSSIWEHFASGNFSPGTSPAFLSGPGAAELARLRQELDEANGTIKQWEESWKQAKQACDAWKKEAEEAGERASAAGAECEMAREQRDALEVQVKKLQEELERLHAGPDTPALPTFPDLEALSLSTLYSLQKQLRAHLEQVDKALFHMQSVKCLKCQEQTRAVLPCQHAVLCELCAEGSECPVCQPSRAHTLQS
- the Unk gene encoding RING finger protein unkempt homolog isoform X5: MYLKEFRTEQCPLFVQHKCTQHRPYTCFHWHFVNQRRRRSIRRRDGTFNYSPDVYCTKYDEATGLCPEGDECPFLHRTTGDTERRYHLRYYKTGICIHETDSKGNCTKNGLHCAFAHGPHDLRSPVYDIRELQAMEALQNGQTTVEGSIEGQSAGAASHAMIEKILSEEPRWQETAYVLGNYKTEPCKKPPRLCRQGYACPYYHNSKDRRRSPRKHKYRSSPCPNVKHGDEWGDPGKCENGDACQYCHTRTEQQFHPEIYKSTKCNDMQQSGSCPRGPFCAFAHVEQPPLNDDLQPSSAVSSPTQPGPVLYMPSAAGDSVPVSPSSPHAPDLSTLLCRNSSLGSPSHLCGSPPGHSRKAPNLEGLVFPGESGLAPGSYKKAPGFEREDQVGAEYLKTFKCQAKLKPHSLEPRSQDQPLLQPKQDVLGILPVGSPLTSSISSSITSSLAATPPSPAGTSSAPGMNANALPFYPTSDTVESVIESALDDLDLNEFGVAALEKTFDNSTVPHPGSITIGGSLLQSSAPVNIPGSLGSSASFHSASPSPPVSLSSHFLQQPQGHLSQSENTFLGTSASHGSLGLNGMNSSIWEHFASGNFSPGTSPAFLSGPGAAELARLRQELDEANGTIKQWEESWKQAKQACDAWKKEAEEAGERASAAGAECEMAREQRDALEVQVKKLQEELERLHAGPDTPALPTFPDLEALSLSTLYSLQKQLRAHLEQVDKALFHMQSVKCLKCQEQTRAVLPCQHAVLCELCAEGSECPVCQPSRAHTLQS
- the Unk gene encoding RING finger protein unkempt homolog isoform X2, which translates into the protein MSKGPGPGGSAASSAPPAATAQVLQAQPEKPQHYTYLKEFRTEQCPLFVQHKCTQHRPYTCFHWHFVNQRRRRSIRRRDGTFNYSPDVYCTKYDEATGLCPEGDECPFLHRTTGDTERRYHLRYYKTGICIHETDSKGNCTKNGLHCAFAHGPHDLRSPVYDIRELQAMEALQNGQTTVEGSIEGQSAGAASHAMIEKILSEEPRWQETAYVLGNYKTEPCKKPPRLCRQGYACPYYHNSKDRRRSPRKHKYRSSPCPNVKHGDEWGDPGKCENGDACQYCHTRTEQQFHPEIYKSTKCNDMQQSGSCPRGPFCAFAHVEQPPLNDDLQPSSAVSSPTQPGPVLYMPSAAGDSVPVSPSSPHAPDLSTLLCRNSSLGSPSHLCGSPPGHSRKAPNLEGLVFPGESGLAPGSYKKAPGFEREDQAKLKPHSLEPRSQDQPLLQPKQDVLGILPVGSPLTSSISSSITSSLAATPPSPAGTSSAPGMNANALPFYPTSDTVESVIESALDDLDLNEFGVAALEKTFDNSTVPHPGSITIGGSLLQSSAPVNIPGSLGSSASFHSASPSPPVSLSSHFLQQPQGHLSQSENTFLGTSASHGSLGLNGMNSSIWEHFASGNFSPGTSPAFLSGPGAAELARLRQELDEANGTIKQWEESWKQAKQACDAWKKEAEEAGERASAAGAECEMAREQRDALEVQVKKLQEELERLHAGPDTPALPTFPDLEALSLSTLYSLQKQLRAHLEQVDKALFHMQSVKCLKCQEQTRAVLPCQHAVLCELCAEGSECPVCQPSRAHTLQS